A region of Bacillus tuaregi DNA encodes the following proteins:
- a CDS encoding sugar transferase gives MKNSKGGIYRRFIKRPMDFILSLIAIIVLSPVILVVAVLVRTKLGSPVLFKQERPGLNEEIFMMYKFRTMTDERDKNGTLLPDSVRLTRFGKLLRSTSLDELPELFNILKGDMSIIGPRPLLGRYLPYYTETERLRHSVRPGLSGLAQINGRNNLKWDSRLATDVEYVDNITFLLDLKIILKTIFKAFKREGVTVVDQAPLKDLDVERRSLFDN, from the coding sequence ATGAAAAATTCCAAAGGTGGTATTTATAGAAGATTTATAAAAAGACCGATGGACTTCATACTATCATTAATTGCCATTATTGTTCTTAGTCCAGTAATACTAGTAGTTGCTGTACTTGTGAGAACGAAACTAGGCAGTCCAGTTTTATTTAAACAGGAGCGACCTGGCCTTAATGAAGAAATATTCATGATGTATAAGTTTAGGACGATGACAGATGAAAGAGATAAGAATGGTACTCTACTTCCTGATAGTGTTAGATTGACGAGGTTTGGAAAATTATTGCGTTCTACTTCATTGGATGAACTGCCTGAATTATTTAATATTCTTAAAGGGGATATGTCTATTATCGGTCCAAGACCGTTATTAGGGAGATATTTGCCCTATTATACTGAAACTGAAAGGCTACGACACTCTGTTCGACCAGGACTTTCGGGCTTAGCACAGATAAACGGAAGGAATAACCTCAAGTGGGATAGTAGACTAGCAACAGATGTCGAATATGTGGATAATATAACTTTTCTTTTAGACTTAAAAATTATCTTAAAAACGATATTCAAAGCCTTTAAACGAGAAGGTGTTACTGTTGTTGACCAAGCCCCTTTAAAAGATTTAGATGTAGAAAGGAGATCACTCTTTGATAATTAA